A region of Lycium barbarum isolate Lr01 chromosome 1, ASM1917538v2, whole genome shotgun sequence DNA encodes the following proteins:
- the LOC132637467 gene encoding ubiquitin carboxyl-terminal hydrolase 26 isoform X4, whose protein sequence is MGHHRPNTRSKNKRNRPDDYADVASEIFRNVLSTTLVTEDDINQLYMIWKPACQGCRVNTKDNPNCFCGLIPPPNGSRKSGLWQKTSEVVNALGPDPSDDRRASPETPAGLTNLGATCYANSILQCLYMNKSFREGVFSIEPDVLKQQPVLDQLARLFAKLHLYKMAFVDSAPFIQTLELDNGVQQDSHEFLTLLFSLLERCLSRSSVLKARTIVQDLFRGGVSHVTTCSKCGNESEASSKIEDFYELELNVKGLKSLDESLDDYLNVEELQGDNQYYCDSCATRVDATRSIKLRSLPAVLNFQLKRCIFLPNTTTRKKITSAFCFPEELNMTWRISEHFQSELIYDLSAVLIHKGSAANSGHYVAHIKNENTQQWWEFDDENVSNLGCRPFGKGSSQSAVKPSQTEQLEHSSSDVIIENGNGPDAGEWQASNTDFTEVKTFSSCDAYMLMYVLRRPKNGDKMSIDSSGDKAEKKTFTSSEADSHLPSHLYEEVEKLNDSYVDSCEQYKAKKESELNCITERRQEVRSILSKAAVQSAEKSYFWISMDWLRQWADNIMPSIIDNTSIQCTHGKVPVSKVGSMKRLSCEAWTMLFSKYGGGPTLGKDDHCIDCLFEVAQSMARADNYRDRRTLMKELAEAALAGDCPDEKSYYISKPWLQQWLRRKNVDSPCEADAGPTASIRCPHGQLMPEQASGARRVLIPESLWNFIREIAMAVKPDDSVGCSTFFSDSEPCTQCSIQLTEVACLEDTLREFKLKQRKSHERLAMGKSIQIFPGIRYYMLPSSWLSKWKSYSNASGKSAACAEPESLDAVIHLLMCEKHSRLLERPPDLAWKRESIFQKSPAIGVVQRQKELQLKLIAWGMISLDLLKIWQFLRSI, encoded by the exons ATGGGGCATCATAGGCCTAATACTCGCAGTAAAAATAAAAGGAATAGACCTGATGATTATGCTGATGTGGCTTCGGAAATTTTCAG AAATGTTCTATCTACCACCCTGGTGACGGAAGATGATATTAATCAGCTGTACATGATATGGAAGCCTGCCTGCCAAGGATGTCGTGTCAACACCAAAGATAATCCCAATTGCTTTTGTGGATTGATTCCACCACCAAATGGTAGTCGCAAATCTGGGTTATGGCAGAAGACATCTGAAGTGGTCAATGCTCTTGGTCCTGATCCTTCAGATGATCGTCGTGCATCCCCAGAGACACCTGCCGGGTTGACAAATCTGGGTGCGACATGCTATGCTAACAGTATCCTGCAGTGCCTGTATATGAATAAGTCATTCAGGGAGGGTGTATTCTCTATTGAACCAGATGTTTTGAAACAACAACCTGTGTTAGACCAACTAGCACGACTGTTTGCAAAGTTACATTTGTACAAAATGGCTTTTGTTGATTCTGCTCCATTTATCCAAACTCTGGAGCTAGATAATGGCGTTCAGCAAGATAGTCATGAGTTTTTGACCTTGCTCTTCTCTCTTCTTGAGCGATGTCTAAGTAGGTCTAGCGTGTTGAAGGCCAGAACAATTGTGCAAGATCTTTTCCGCGGAGGTGTGTCACATGTGACTAC GTGTtcaaaatgtggaaatgaatctgAAGCTTCATCAAAAATTGAAGACTTCTATGAGCTGGAGTTGAATGTCAAGGGTTTGAAGAGTTTAGATGAGAGTCTGGACGACTATCTTAACGTAGAGGAGCTTCAAGGAGATAATCAATATTATTGTGATTCATGTGCCACCCGAGTTGATGCTACTCGTAGCATTAAACTGCGCTCTCTGCCTGCAGTCCTGAATTTCCAGCTCAAACGATGCATTTTCCTTCCAAAT ACTACAACGAGGAAGAAAATCACATCTGCATTTTGTTTTCCTGAAGAGCTGAATATGACATGGAGGATATCTGAGCATTTCCAATCAGAACTAATATATGACTTATCAGCTGTACTGATCCACAAAGGTTCTGCTGCAAATAGTGGCCACTATGTAGCCCATATTAAAAATGAGAATACACAGCAGTGGTGGGAGTTTGATGACGAAAATGTTTCAAATTTAGGCTGTCGGCCATTTGGTAAAGGTTCTTCACAGTCTGCTGTCAAACCTTCTCAAACTGAGCAACTTGAGCACTCCTCTTCTGATGTAATTATTGAGAATGGAAATGGGCCTGATGCTGGGGAGTGGCAAGCCTCAAATACCGATTTCACTGAAGTGAAGACCTTCTCGTCTTGTGATGCTTATATGCTGATGTATGTCCTTAGACGTCCAAAGAATGGTGATAAAATGTCAATTGACTCTAGTGGTGATAAAGCAGAAAAAAAGACTTTTACATCTTCGGAAGCTGATAGTCATCTTCCATCCCACCTCTATGAGGAGGTGGAAAAATTGAATgactcatatgttgactcatgtGAGCAATACAAAGCGAAGAAGGAGTCTGAGCTGAACTGCATCACGGAGCGGAGGCAGGAGGTACGTTCAATCCTATCTAAAGCTGCAGTCCAATCAGCTGAGAAATCTTATTTTTGGATATCTATGGACTGGCTGCGTCAATGGGCGGACAACATCATGCCATC AATCATTGATAACACTTCCATACAATGCACACATGGGAAAGTACCAGTTTCAAAGGTTGGCTCTATGAAGCGGCTGTCTTGTGAAGCTTGGACCATGTTATTCTCTAAG TACGGCGGAGGACCAACGCTGGGCAAGGATGATCACTGCATTGACTGCCTCTTTGAAGTGGCTCAGTCAATGGCTCGTGCAGATAACTACCGGGATCGAAGAACATTAATGAAAGAACTTGCAGAAGCAGCACTTGCGGGGGATTGTCCAGATGAGAAGTCGTACTACATATCAAAGCCATG GTTACAGCAGTGGCTCCGAAGGAAAAATGTAGACTCTCCTTGTGAAGCTGATGCTGGACCAACAGCTTCAATAAGGTGTCCTCATGGACAGCTGATGCCTGAACAAGCTTCTGGTGCCAGACGTGTGCTAATACCTGAGAGTCTTTGGAATTTTATTCGTGAGATAGCTATGGCAGTAAAACCCGATGACTCTGTGGGCTGTTCAACTTTCTTTTCAGACTCTGAGCCCTGTACTCAATGCAGCATTCAACTCACTGAAGTTGCATGCTTAGAAGATACACTAAG GGAGTTCAAGCTCAAGCAACGGAAAAGTCATGAGAGATTAGCAATGGGTAAAAGCATACAAATTTTTCCTGGTATCAGATACTACATGTTACCATCTTCTTGGCTGTCTAAATGGAAAAGCTACTCTAATGCAAGTGGCAAAAGTGCTGCTTGTGCTGAACCTGAAAGTTTGGATGCCGTCATTCATTTGCTGATGTGTGAAAAG CATTCAAGACTTCTTGAAAGGCCTCCTGATCTGGCTTGGAAACGTGAAAGTATTTTCCAGAAGTCACCTGCT ATTGGGGTGGTACAGAGGCAAAAGGAATTACAGCTGAAATTGATTGCTTGGGGAATGATTTCCTTGGATCTACTGAAGATATGGCAATTTCTGAGGAGCATATGA